From a single Sphingosinicellaceae bacterium genomic region:
- the purU gene encoding formyltetrahydrofolate deformylase, with the protein MPAEPYILVFSCADQPGIVAHTTQQIFSGGGNILESSQYNDAETERFFMRTAFRLAEGSDIVALTTGLEALAARYGWTWTLRPAGQRQRVLIMVSKFDHCLVDLLYRQRIGELAMDVVGIVSNHPVSSFDRLDLGDIPFHHLPMTPATKAAQEARMWELHRELDVDLVVLARYMQILSDDLSAKFSGRCINIHHSFLPGFKGAKPYHQAHVRGVKVIGATAHYVTGDLDEGPIIEQDVERISHADTADDLVRKGRDIERRVLSRAVGLHISGRVLPNGARTVVFRD; encoded by the coding sequence ATGCCTGCCGAGCCCTACATCCTTGTCTTCAGCTGCGCCGACCAGCCGGGCATCGTCGCCCACACCACCCAGCAGATCTTCTCAGGCGGTGGCAACATCCTGGAGTCGAGCCAGTACAACGATGCCGAGACCGAGCGGTTCTTCATGCGGACCGCGTTTCGCCTGGCCGAGGGCAGCGATATCGTCGCGCTGACCACCGGCCTGGAGGCGCTGGCGGCCCGTTATGGCTGGACCTGGACGCTGCGGCCGGCCGGGCAGCGGCAGCGCGTCCTCATCATGGTCTCGAAATTCGACCACTGCCTCGTCGACCTGCTGTACCGGCAACGCATCGGCGAACTCGCGATGGACGTCGTCGGCATCGTCTCGAACCATCCGGTGAGCAGCTTCGACCGGCTCGATCTGGGCGACATCCCGTTCCATCACCTGCCCATGACCCCGGCGACGAAGGCCGCGCAGGAAGCCCGGATGTGGGAGCTGCACCGCGAACTCGACGTGGATCTTGTCGTGCTGGCGCGCTACATGCAGATCCTGTCGGACGACCTGTCGGCGAAGTTCAGCGGGCGCTGCATCAACATCCATCACAGCTTCCTGCCCGGCTTCAAGGGCGCCAAGCCTTACCACCAGGCTCATGTCCGCGGCGTCAAGGTGATCGGCGCGACCGCGCATTACGTCACCGGTGACCTCGACGAAGGCCCGATCATAGAGCAGGATGTGGAGCGTATCAGCCACGCCGACACTGCCGACGACCTCGTCCGCAAGGGGCGCGACATCGAGCGACGGGTACTGTCGCGCGCCGTCGGGCTGCACATCAGCGGTCGCGTCCTGCCGAACGGCGCGCGCACCGTCGTGTTCAGGGACTGA
- a CDS encoding MFS transporter, translated as MTSVSTPQQLPTPALSPARWYIVLIFGLVYALNIADRYVVSTVLEPIRLEFNLTDSGVGWLTGVSLALFYITVGIPISQLADRSNRRNIVAAAMVLWSGMTAVLGLTQNFWQFLAARIGVGVGEAGGTPPSTSIVADYFPREQRAFALTLYALGLPLGAWLGSNVAGQVVEHFHSWRAAFIALGIPGVVLGVIIMLTVREPKRGRFETLAPATAPKTALRETLRYMWRCRSACHITAAGTVICLWGWGLMFWTQTFLERAYGLSTAEAGARLGTIYLWAGVAATLATGAILALPAMREPKRIAQFLTAIVLLSTVPSFIIYWTHSLSVATAMLWIVVPAIYLYVGPTMALLLNFLPPAVRAQGMAISLLTANVANLIIAPVAVGWVSDTLTGPLGSNAESLRYALMALSLTGFWAAYHYWTSVRTFELDDQRIRGLAAA; from the coding sequence ATGACCAGCGTCTCGACGCCGCAGCAGCTCCCGACACCGGCCTTGTCCCCGGCGCGCTGGTACATCGTGCTGATCTTCGGGCTCGTCTATGCGCTCAACATCGCCGACCGCTATGTCGTCTCGACGGTGTTGGAGCCGATCCGGCTGGAGTTCAACCTGACCGACAGCGGCGTCGGCTGGCTGACCGGCGTCTCCCTCGCGCTGTTCTACATCACCGTCGGCATCCCGATCTCGCAGCTTGCCGACCGCTCCAACCGCCGCAACATCGTCGCCGCCGCGATGGTATTGTGGTCGGGCATGACCGCGGTGCTCGGGCTGACCCAGAACTTCTGGCAGTTTCTCGCGGCGCGCATCGGCGTCGGCGTCGGGGAGGCGGGCGGCACCCCGCCGTCGACCTCGATAGTCGCCGACTATTTCCCGCGCGAGCAGCGCGCCTTTGCGCTTACCCTGTACGCGCTCGGACTACCGCTCGGGGCGTGGCTCGGCTCGAATGTCGCGGGTCAGGTCGTCGAACATTTCCACAGCTGGCGCGCGGCCTTCATCGCACTCGGCATCCCCGGCGTCGTCCTCGGCGTCATCATCATGCTGACCGTGCGCGAGCCAAAGCGCGGCCGCTTCGAGACGCTGGCCCCGGCGACCGCGCCCAAGACCGCGCTCCGCGAGACCTTGCGCTACATGTGGCGGTGTCGCTCGGCGTGCCACATCACTGCGGCCGGGACGGTGATCTGCCTGTGGGGCTGGGGCCTGATGTTCTGGACCCAGACCTTCCTGGAGCGCGCCTACGGACTGAGCACCGCGGAGGCCGGCGCGCGGCTCGGCACGATCTACCTATGGGCGGGCGTCGCGGCGACGCTTGCTACCGGCGCGATCCTGGCGCTGCCGGCGATGCGCGAGCCGAAGCGCATCGCGCAGTTCCTCACCGCCATCGTGCTGCTTTCGACGGTGCCGTCGTTCATCATCTACTGGACCCATTCGCTGAGCGTCGCGACCGCGATGCTGTGGATCGTGGTGCCGGCGATCTACCTCTACGTCGGGCCGACGATGGCACTGCTGCTCAACTTCCTGCCGCCGGCGGTGCGCGCGCAGGGCATGGCGATCAGCCTGCTGACCGCCAATGTCGCAAACCTGATCATCGCGCCGGTCGCGGTCGGTTGGGTCAGCGACACGCTGACCGGGCCGCTCGGCAGCAACGCGGAATCGTTGCGTTATGCGCTGATGGCGTTGTCGCTGACTGGCTTCTGGGCGGCGTATCACTATTGGACCAGCGTCCGCACGTTCGAACTCGACGACCAGCGCATCCGCGGGCTCGCCGCCGCCTGA
- a CDS encoding sarcosine oxidase subunit delta, with protein MLLISCPHCGERAQVEFTYERTLDSVVTLAMPPEDAMRALYERANPRGLDDELWRHSYGCRQWLLIRRNRTTHAIESVKAR; from the coding sequence ATGCTGCTGATCAGCTGCCCCCACTGCGGCGAACGCGCCCAGGTCGAGTTCACCTACGAGCGCACCCTCGACTCCGTCGTCACGCTGGCCATGCCGCCCGAGGACGCGATGCGCGCGCTGTACGAGCGCGCCAACCCGCGCGGCCTCGACGACGAGTTGTGGCGGCACAGCTATGGTTGCCGGCAATGGCTGCTGATCCGCCGGAACCGGACGACGCACGCCATCGAGAGCGTGAAGGCGCGGTGA
- a CDS encoding sarcosine oxidase subunit beta family protein yields MSKYSALALLRGALTGQKHWQPAWRDPEPKKSYDVVIIGGGGHGLSTAYYLAKHHGIRNIAVLEKGWIGGGNTGRNTTIVRSNYRQPALHNFFDFALKLWEGMSDELNFNVMFSTRGALFLGHSDSDMTQLAQRGDALTCDGIDAELLDREQVRRLVLNLDMSRDARFPIHGGLTQRRGGTARHDAVAWGYARAADALGVDVVQNCEVTGFEMAGGRVTGVETSRGRIGAGRTGICVAGNSGPVAGLAGIKLPIEAQTLQAFVTEPVKPMIDTVIMSQSLHCYISQSDKGGIVLGGDPDQFPSYAQRGLAPRIEKAAAEAIALVPALSRLRMVRCWSGTTDMSFDGSPIISALPVDNLYLNGGWCYGGFKATPGSGFAYAQLLATGTSHPLAAPFAFDRFARGATIDEAGVGPWPQLR; encoded by the coding sequence ATGAGTAAATATTCGGCCCTCGCCCTGCTGCGCGGCGCGCTGACCGGCCAGAAGCACTGGCAGCCCGCATGGCGCGACCCGGAGCCGAAGAAGTCCTACGACGTCGTCATCATCGGCGGCGGCGGACACGGCCTGTCGACCGCCTACTACCTCGCCAAGCATCACGGCATCCGCAATATCGCGGTGCTGGAGAAGGGCTGGATCGGCGGCGGCAACACCGGGCGCAACACCACCATCGTCCGCTCCAACTATCGGCAACCGGCGCTGCACAACTTCTTCGATTTCGCCCTCAAGCTGTGGGAGGGCATGAGCGACGAACTGAACTTCAACGTCATGTTCAGCACGCGCGGCGCGCTGTTCCTCGGCCACTCCGACAGCGACATGACGCAGCTCGCGCAGCGCGGTGACGCGCTGACGTGCGACGGCATCGACGCCGAGCTCCTCGACCGCGAGCAGGTCCGCAGGCTGGTCCTCAACCTCGACATGTCGCGAGATGCGCGCTTCCCGATCCACGGCGGCCTGACCCAGCGGCGTGGCGGCACCGCGCGCCACGACGCGGTCGCCTGGGGCTATGCCCGCGCCGCCGACGCACTCGGGGTCGACGTCGTACAGAATTGCGAGGTTACCGGCTTCGAGATGGCGGGCGGCCGCGTGACCGGTGTCGAGACCTCCCGCGGGCGCATCGGCGCAGGCCGCACCGGCATCTGCGTCGCGGGCAACAGCGGGCCCGTCGCGGGCCTGGCGGGGATCAAGCTGCCGATCGAGGCGCAGACGCTGCAGGCGTTCGTCACCGAGCCGGTCAAGCCGATGATCGACACGGTGATCATGTCGCAGTCGCTGCACTGCTACATCAGCCAGTCCGACAAGGGCGGCATCGTCCTCGGCGGCGACCCCGACCAGTTCCCGAGCTACGCCCAGCGCGGCCTAGCGCCGCGCATCGAGAAGGCCGCCGCCGAGGCGATCGCGCTGGTGCCCGCGCTCTCGCGGCTGCGGATGGTGCGCTGCTGGTCGGGCACCACCGACATGAGCTTCGACGGCTCGCCGATCATCTCGGCGCTGCCGGTCGACAACCTCTATCTGAACGGCGGCTGGTGCTACGGCGGCTTCAAGGCGACGCCCGGCTCGGGCTTCGCCTATGCGCAGCTGCTCGCAACCGGCACGTCGCATCCGCTGGCGGCACCGTTCGCCTTCGACCGCTTCGCCCGGGGCGCGACCATCGACGAGGCCGGAGTCGGCCCATGGCCGCAGCTTCGCTGA
- a CDS encoding (2Fe-2S)-binding protein, whose translation MAADPPEPDDARHREREGAVSLNFTFDGVAMRARPGDTLAAALLRNGVRVVGRSFKYHRPRGVMSAGVEEPNALVTVGTGGRTEPNTRATDVFVYEGLVARSQNRWPSLAFDAGAVLGLAAPVFAAGFYYKTFFGPPKRWMFYERFIRRAAGMGNAPVEADPDPSEHRAAFCEMLVVGSGPAGLKAAEAAARAGHRVLLVEQDSELGGSLLFDGGDRGCIASARDAVLAAGGRVLTRTTASGLWDHGFVTLAEHIVEPGQAGPLSQRLWHVRARRIVLATGAMERPLTFADNDRPGIMLSRSVRTYVGRFGVVPGKRAVIATSNDDAYATATALADAGCEVVAILDSRTRAVIAETAHCPVFFDAVPTGTTGRNSLASVTATVAGKPHRFDADLLAMSGGFTPVVHLHSQGSGKLDWSAAIQAFVPGATDQALVAVGGAAGEIDAVAPATPILGTPKTSFIDFQNDVTAADIDLAYAEGYRSVEHLKRYTTLGMGTDQGKTSNMAALARLAGAAGVDIPTAGLTRFRPPYTPLSLGALAGPDGGGHAAPSRRLALHDRHMALAPLWQPLGLWHRPRAYPRAGETLHDAAMREARAVRTTAGIVDVSTLAKFAVSGPDAAALLEIVCATGVAKLAVGRGRYTFMLREDGMVMDDGTVWRTGETTYLLTSSTGGAERMEAHLSYAHRVLAPDLRVSVVMQQEQFAGIALAGPLARDVLEGLTGSPPPAHMGLANAAIAGVPVVVLAASYSGERAFEVYAAGDVAGPVWDALHDAVTARGGCAYGLEALEFLRIEKGHIVVGGEADGRMTAHDLRLEKMLRKAGGYIGASALERPALASPDRLQLVGLASRGDGIPEGAMLVASVGAKVEGHVTSAGPRVLEDGGIALALLRGGRARLGETLVASSPTRGKYVTVTVVEPVFHDPKGARYRD comes from the coding sequence ATGGCTGCTGATCCGCCGGAACCGGACGACGCACGCCATCGAGAGCGTGAAGGCGCGGTGAGCCTGAACTTCACCTTCGACGGCGTCGCCATGCGGGCCCGGCCGGGCGACACGCTCGCCGCGGCGCTGCTCAGGAACGGCGTCCGCGTCGTCGGGCGGAGCTTCAAGTACCACCGCCCGCGCGGCGTGATGTCGGCAGGCGTCGAGGAGCCGAACGCGCTGGTCACCGTCGGCACCGGCGGGCGCACCGAGCCCAATACCCGCGCCACCGACGTGTTCGTCTACGAGGGCCTGGTCGCGCGCAGCCAGAACCGCTGGCCCAGCCTCGCCTTCGACGCGGGCGCGGTCCTCGGCCTCGCCGCGCCGGTGTTCGCCGCGGGATTCTACTACAAGACCTTCTTCGGTCCGCCGAAACGCTGGATGTTCTACGAGCGCTTCATCCGGCGCGCCGCGGGCATGGGCAATGCGCCGGTCGAGGCCGACCCCGACCCGAGCGAGCACCGCGCCGCGTTCTGCGAAATGCTCGTCGTCGGCAGCGGCCCGGCTGGGTTGAAGGCGGCCGAAGCGGCGGCGCGGGCGGGCCACCGCGTGCTGCTCGTCGAGCAGGACTCCGAACTCGGCGGCAGCCTGTTGTTCGACGGTGGCGACCGGGGCTGCATCGCCTCGGCCCGGGATGCGGTGCTAGCGGCGGGCGGGCGCGTCCTGACCCGAACCACGGCGTCCGGCCTGTGGGACCACGGCTTCGTCACGCTGGCCGAGCATATCGTCGAGCCGGGGCAGGCGGGACCGTTATCCCAACGTCTCTGGCACGTCCGCGCCCGGCGCATAGTTCTCGCCACCGGCGCGATGGAGCGTCCACTGACCTTCGCCGACAACGACCGGCCCGGCATCATGCTGAGCCGGTCGGTGCGCACGTACGTCGGGCGCTTCGGGGTCGTGCCGGGCAAGCGCGCCGTCATCGCGACCAGCAACGACGACGCCTACGCCACCGCGACCGCGCTGGCCGACGCCGGCTGCGAGGTCGTCGCCATCCTCGACTCCCGCACGCGGGCGGTCATCGCCGAGACGGCGCACTGCCCGGTGTTCTTCGACGCGGTGCCGACCGGGACGACGGGGCGCAACAGCCTCGCTTCGGTGACAGCGACCGTCGCCGGCAAGCCGCACCGCTTCGATGCCGACCTGCTCGCCATGTCAGGCGGTTTCACGCCGGTCGTGCATCTGCACAGCCAGGGCAGCGGCAAGCTCGACTGGAGCGCCGCGATCCAGGCGTTCGTGCCCGGCGCGACCGACCAGGCCCTCGTCGCGGTCGGCGGCGCGGCAGGCGAGATCGACGCGGTTGCTCCAGCGACACCGATCCTCGGCACGCCCAAGACCAGCTTCATCGACTTCCAGAACGACGTCACCGCCGCCGACATCGACCTCGCCTACGCGGAGGGCTACCGTTCGGTCGAGCATCTGAAGCGCTACACGACGCTCGGCATGGGCACCGACCAGGGCAAGACCAGCAACATGGCGGCGCTCGCCCGGCTGGCAGGCGCGGCGGGCGTCGACATCCCGACCGCCGGGCTGACGCGCTTCCGGCCGCCGTACACGCCACTGTCGCTGGGCGCGCTGGCGGGTCCGGACGGCGGTGGTCACGCCGCGCCGAGCCGACGCCTCGCGCTCCACGATCGCCACATGGCGCTCGCCCCGCTGTGGCAGCCGCTCGGCCTTTGGCACCGGCCGCGCGCCTATCCGCGCGCCGGGGAGACGCTGCACGACGCGGCGATGCGTGAGGCTCGCGCGGTCCGCACCACCGCGGGCATCGTCGACGTTTCGACGCTGGCGAAGTTCGCGGTGAGCGGACCGGACGCCGCGGCGCTGCTGGAGATCGTCTGCGCGACCGGGGTCGCCAAGCTCGCGGTCGGGCGCGGCCGCTACACCTTCATGCTGCGCGAGGACGGCATGGTGATGGACGACGGCACCGTCTGGCGCACCGGCGAGACGACGTATCTGCTGACCAGCTCGACCGGCGGCGCCGAGCGGATGGAGGCGCACCTGAGTTACGCGCACCGCGTCCTCGCGCCCGATTTGCGCGTCTCGGTGGTGATGCAGCAGGAGCAGTTCGCCGGCATCGCGCTGGCCGGACCTTTGGCGCGCGACGTCCTCGAAGGCCTGACCGGATCGCCGCCGCCTGCGCACATGGGGCTGGCGAATGCCGCCATCGCGGGGGTGCCGGTGGTGGTCCTTGCCGCTAGCTACAGTGGCGAGCGGGCGTTCGAGGTCTATGCGGCGGGCGACGTGGCCGGGCCGGTTTGGGACGCGCTCCACGACGCGGTCACAGCGCGCGGCGGCTGCGCCTATGGGCTGGAAGCGCTCGAATTCCTGCGCATCGAGAAGGGCCATATCGTCGTCGGCGGCGAGGCGGACGGGCGGATGACGGCGCATGACCTCCGCCTCGAGAAGATGCTGCGCAAGGCCGGCGGCTACATCGGGGCCTCGGCGCTGGAGCGGCCTGCACTCGCCTCGCCCGACCGGCTGCAGCTCGTCGGGCTGGCGTCACGGGGCGACGGCATTCCCGAGGGCGCGATGCTCGTCGCATCGGTCGGCGCAAAGGTCGAGGGCCACGTGACCTCCGCCGGTCCCCGCGTTCTTGAGGACGGCGGCATCGCGCTCGCGCTGCTCCGCGGTGGCCGGGCACGATTGGGCGAGACGCTGGTCGCCTCGTCGCCGACGCGCGGCAAGTACGTCACGGTCACCGTGGTCGAGCCGGTGTTCCACGACCCCAAGGGAGCACGTTACCGTGATTGA
- a CDS encoding sarcosine oxidase subunit gamma, protein MIDVALSIEPAGDVIALDVWDGEPNLDGLRALKAEPRRWWLIGAATQADALAASLGDTGALAPIGGGLVCATLTGPGWRELLTVSGIFDVEDPGFGPGDVAGTVIHHVAVRIAPTSDTSCEVYFASSYASGLIDLWQRVIGIGADHAVPVTSS, encoded by the coding sequence GTGATTGACGTCGCGCTCTCGATCGAACCAGCCGGCGACGTTATCGCGCTCGACGTCTGGGACGGCGAACCGAACCTCGACGGTCTCCGCGCGCTCAAGGCCGAGCCGCGCCGCTGGTGGCTGATCGGCGCCGCGACGCAGGCGGACGCGCTCGCCGCCAGTCTCGGCGACACCGGCGCGCTCGCCCCGATCGGCGGCGGCCTGGTGTGCGCGACGCTGACCGGTCCCGGCTGGCGCGAGCTGCTGACCGTCAGCGGCATCTTTGACGTCGAGGACCCCGGCTTCGGCCCTGGTGACGTCGCGGGCACCGTCATCCACCACGTTGCGGTGCGGATCGCGCCGACGTCCGACACTTCATGCGAGGTCTACTTCGCCTCCAGCTACGCAAGCGGACTCATCGACCTGTGGCAGCGCGTGATCGGGATTGGCGCTGACCACGCCGTCCCCGTAACGTCGTCCTGA